One stretch of Planctomycetota bacterium DNA includes these proteins:
- the gltX gene encoding glutamate--tRNA ligase: MTETPKPVRTRIAPSPTGEPHIGNLYVALVNWAHARQTGGQFLVRIEDTDRTRFVEGAEQMFLDALAWLGLDHDEGPDVGGPAGPYRQSERLAIYRREVARLLASGHAYRCFCSPERLAQVRKERQKAGGETGYDRLCRDLAPGEVEKKLAAGEKATVRLAVPLEGETRFEDGVRGPITVRNETIDDQVLLKSDGYPTYHLASVVDDHAMRITHVVRAEEWIISTPKHILLYEALGWTPPQFFHLPLIRNPDRSKLSKRKNPTNVLWYREQGYLAEAVTNFLGMLGHSMPDGREIFSREEFLAEFSLARVTTTGPVFDMEKFEWLNGEWIRRLPLEKVAARLKAEGFVPKAILEKFDGPGAPGFLAIVALVQERLRRLNEFADATAFFAERLPYKPQDLIPEKKGKPLHTAAETLAALERLRDALAEAPASAAGEADGPAWETKALEELVRALAAELGWKPADLFMTLRVAVTCRKVSTPLFETMEILGREECLARVDGAIGKIAD; the protein is encoded by the coding sequence ATGACTGAAACGCCCAAACCCGTCCGCACGCGCATCGCCCCCAGCCCGACCGGCGAGCCGCACATCGGCAACCTCTACGTCGCCCTCGTCAACTGGGCCCACGCACGCCAGACCGGCGGACAGTTTCTGGTGCGCATCGAGGACACCGACCGCACGCGCTTCGTCGAAGGCGCCGAGCAAATGTTCCTCGATGCCCTCGCGTGGCTCGGCCTCGACCACGACGAGGGGCCCGACGTGGGCGGCCCCGCCGGCCCGTACCGCCAGAGCGAACGCCTCGCGATTTATCGCCGCGAGGTCGCCCGGCTCCTCGCCTCCGGCCACGCGTACCGATGCTTCTGCTCGCCTGAGCGCCTCGCCCAGGTGCGCAAGGAGCGCCAGAAGGCAGGCGGCGAAACGGGCTACGACCGCCTCTGCCGCGACCTTGCGCCCGGCGAAGTCGAAAAGAAACTCGCCGCCGGTGAAAAGGCGACCGTCCGCCTTGCGGTGCCCCTGGAGGGTGAGACGCGGTTCGAGGATGGCGTCCGCGGCCCCATCACCGTCCGCAACGAGACTATCGACGACCAGGTCCTACTGAAGAGCGACGGCTACCCGACCTACCACCTGGCGAGCGTCGTCGACGACCACGCGATGCGCATCACCCACGTCGTCCGCGCCGAGGAATGGATCATCTCGACGCCCAAACATATCTTGCTCTACGAAGCGCTCGGCTGGACGCCGCCGCAGTTCTTCCACCTGCCGCTCATCCGCAACCCCGATCGCTCGAAACTCTCCAAGCGCAAGAACCCCACCAACGTCCTCTGGTACCGCGAGCAGGGGTACCTCGCGGAGGCGGTGACGAACTTCCTGGGGATGCTCGGCCACTCGATGCCGGACGGGCGGGAAATCTTCTCGCGCGAGGAATTCCTCGCCGAGTTTAGCCTCGCGCGCGTGACGACCACGGGCCCCGTGTTCGACATGGAGAAGTTCGAGTGGCTGAACGGCGAATGGATTCGCCGCCTCCCGCTCGAGAAAGTTGCCGCGCGGTTGAAGGCCGAAGGGTTCGTGCCGAAGGCGATCCTCGAAAAGTTCGACGGTCCCGGCGCGCCGGGATTCCTCGCGATCGTCGCACTTGTGCAGGAACGCCTGCGGCGCTTGAACGAGTTCGCCGACGCGACCGCCTTCTTCGCCGAACGCTTGCCCTACAAGCCGCAGGACTTGATCCCGGAGAAAAAGGGGAAGCCGCTTCACACCGCCGCCGAGACCCTCGCCGCCCTGGAGCGCCTGCGCGATGCGCTCGCCGAAGCGCCCGCCTCGGCGGCCGGCGAGGCCGACGGGCCCGCGTGGGAAACGAAAGCCCTGGAGGAGTTGGTCCGCGCCCTGGCGGCCGAGTTGGGCTGGAAACCCGCCGACCTCTTCATGACCCTCCGCGTGGCCGTGACGTGCCGGAAGGTCTCCACGCCGCTCTTTGAGACGATGGAAATCCTGGGGCGGGAGGAATGCCTCGCGCGGGTGGATGGAGCCATCGGCAAGATTGCGGATTGA